One Polaribacter sp. KT25b DNA segment encodes these proteins:
- the ruvA gene encoding Holliday junction branch migration protein RuvA, with the protein MITQVRGRLVEKSPTEVVVDCNGVGYLLHISLNTFSGLPADENVVLYTHLSIREDAHTLFGFINKTEREVFKLLISVSGVGPSIARTMCSSMTSEEIQNAIASENVALIQSVKGIGAKTAQRVIVDLKDKILKTFDIDEVSVKTSNTNKDEALSALEVLGFQRKQSEKIITAVLKENPDASVEKIIKLALKNL; encoded by the coding sequence ATGATTACACAAGTTAGAGGAAGATTGGTAGAAAAAAGTCCAACAGAGGTTGTTGTAGATTGCAATGGTGTTGGTTATTTATTGCACATTTCTTTAAATACTTTTTCTGGTTTACCTGCAGATGAAAATGTAGTTTTATATACACATTTATCAATAAGAGAAGATGCTCACACACTTTTTGGGTTTATTAATAAAACAGAAAGAGAAGTTTTTAAATTATTAATTTCAGTTTCTGGTGTAGGACCAAGTATTGCAAGAACAATGTGTTCTTCTATGACATCTGAAGAGATACAAAACGCAATAGCATCAGAAAATGTGGCTTTAATTCAATCTGTAAAAGGTATTGGTGCTAAAACAGCTCAAAGAGTTATTGTAGATTTAAAAGATAAAATTTTAAAAACGTTTGATATTGATGAAGTTTCTGTAAAAACAAGCAATACAAATAAAGATGAAGCGTTATCTGCATTAGAGGTTTTAGGTTTTCAAAGAAAACAATCAGAAAAAATTATAACAGCTGTGTTAAAAGAAAACCCAGACGCTTCTGTAGAAAAAATCATAAAACTAGCTTTAAAAAACTTATAG